A section of the Leptospira kobayashii genome encodes:
- a CDS encoding DUF4105 domain-containing protein, translating into MLYRSLSVLLPLLISFTFSLSAQIKEDWQIKAETGLIQLLKSDSEKDLSATRIELWTVSPGVTVTTAFGHAALRIFQGKEYGDKDYYLDFGVYDPSPGFLWRFLKGDAAFFVNVIPTDSAYRTWDGSGRGITATELKIDNTQKRKLFAEIIKTYDANQKGYTYENFTNNCVTFLRDIISKGLTPLELKEIEEGRDTWRERVYPYSNTIVWLNINETLLFDHDTDKKRNPHELIYLPNDLLKSLQQTSIPQETKIILKDRWQKEGKSSAIWMVIFLAILLFSFPAKFLQLFERIAEILYGFVAGIGGTLVTLVYLFTSFSFMNETIAWLAISPIDFFVWKKYENFKNKKLYFYLIGIRLLMLIIALILKFTFYQQTLGNLLFLSSFFYLCLLYKKRNEFQTLFLSNK; encoded by the coding sequence ATGCTTTATCGTTCTCTCTCTGTTTTATTACCATTACTTATATCATTTACGTTTTCTCTTTCCGCTCAAATCAAAGAAGACTGGCAAATCAAAGCGGAAACCGGACTCATCCAATTACTTAAATCCGACAGTGAAAAAGATTTATCAGCAACAAGGATAGAGCTTTGGACTGTGTCGCCGGGAGTTACTGTAACTACCGCATTCGGACATGCGGCGCTCAGAATCTTTCAAGGAAAGGAATACGGAGACAAGGATTATTATTTGGACTTTGGAGTCTATGATCCTTCGCCAGGTTTCCTATGGCGTTTTTTAAAAGGTGATGCCGCTTTCTTTGTCAATGTGATTCCGACCGATTCCGCATATCGCACTTGGGACGGATCAGGTAGAGGAATTACCGCTACCGAATTGAAGATAGATAACACTCAAAAAAGAAAATTATTTGCAGAGATCATCAAAACGTATGATGCAAATCAAAAAGGTTATACTTACGAAAACTTTACCAATAACTGCGTTACCTTCTTAAGAGATATTATATCCAAAGGACTCACTCCTCTGGAACTGAAAGAAATAGAAGAAGGAAGAGATACTTGGCGGGAAAGAGTTTATCCTTATTCCAATACGATCGTCTGGTTGAATATCAACGAAACCTTATTATTCGATCATGACACGGACAAAAAAAGAAACCCGCATGAATTGATTTATCTTCCCAATGATCTTTTGAAGTCTCTGCAACAAACTTCCATCCCTCAGGAAACAAAAATAATTCTGAAAGACAGATGGCAAAAAGAAGGAAAAAGTTCCGCTATTTGGATGGTGATTTTTCTCGCTATTTTACTCTTTTCTTTTCCTGCAAAGTTTTTGCAGTTATTCGAAAGAATCGCCGAGATACTTTACGGATTTGTTGCGGGAATCGGAGGAACTCTCGTTACCCTGGTTTATTTATTTACATCTTTCAGCTTTATGAATGAAACCATAGCATGGCTTGCAATCAGCCCTATTGATTTTTTCGTTTGGAAAAAATATGAAAATTTCAAAAATAAAAAGTTATATTTCTATTTGATAGGAATCAGACTCCTTATGCTGATCATCGCACTGATTTTAAAATTCACTTTTTACCAACAGACTTTGGGTAATCTTTTGTTTTTATCTTCATTCTTTTATCTTTGCCTCTTATATAAAAAAAGAAACGAGTTTCAAACTTTATTTTTAAGTAACAAATGA
- a CDS encoding FAD-dependent oxidoreductase, whose protein sequence is MNLSRKELLLKGLKYGGSGVGLSLLGGLGYSFFANGKYKMDFPEVPGNKVSFSPNGKTVLILGAGLAGLQAGCELADRGFKVTLLEKSSFPGGKLKSWKDKHFAKKIFQNQPYTREHGLHGIWGFYKNLREFIGRHGFPINKMQDHDSFYYFVSSQGTQSKIETPTWPVPFDRLQMLSSGIYVPSAEDVRKPAPNQIYALKAASKLWGFNYLNPDERNYLDSLSFYDWAKKVGVNEQYIKHYFEGLAEMGFFMSTKECSALAIANFLKLGCLPSDSRVDYYKWPPDETFLNPMVDYIRSKGGEVHFGTEVTSVFVENNRVTKVETNTQYPKGKVKRCRVCGNIMGAGHVDHCPFCGAHESMLEILTPANSPIKSYTADHIITAMDLPGAKKFITTNSLDKQAYFDKVKKLSTATILCVNLMYENSDAWEKRFPEKSFWNAHDFFPTGYKVLGFTSNWSSRQIPELKEKRVDLIEVQVAKWQQFNGVSHAEIAKKVHEELKLVVPELPEYSEFYINRWDTYTGCRPGDEKNRPEIQSPVNNLYFIGDWVFVPHHCVFMEKTNVTAKMVTNLILEKEKITEGQIEILKSGTPDWPVDVLSLFTTVKA, encoded by the coding sequence ATGAATCTATCCAGAAAAGAATTACTTCTCAAAGGCTTAAAATACGGCGGAAGCGGTGTCGGCTTATCTCTCTTAGGCGGACTCGGGTATTCGTTTTTTGCAAACGGAAAATACAAAATGGATTTTCCGGAAGTTCCGGGAAACAAAGTCAGCTTTTCCCCCAATGGGAAAACAGTTTTGATTTTAGGGGCAGGACTTGCCGGTCTGCAAGCGGGCTGCGAGCTTGCCGACAGAGGATTCAAAGTAACCCTACTCGAAAAATCATCTTTTCCAGGAGGAAAACTAAAATCCTGGAAAGACAAACATTTTGCAAAAAAAATATTCCAAAACCAGCCCTATACCCGCGAACACGGGTTACATGGCATTTGGGGATTTTATAAAAACCTGAGGGAATTCATAGGTCGCCACGGATTCCCCATCAACAAAATGCAGGACCATGATAGTTTTTACTATTTTGTGTCTTCCCAAGGAACACAAAGCAAGATAGAAACTCCGACATGGCCGGTTCCCTTCGACAGATTGCAAATGCTTTCCAGCGGAATCTATGTTCCCTCGGCCGAAGATGTAAGAAAACCTGCACCTAATCAGATTTATGCGCTAAAAGCGGCGTCAAAATTATGGGGATTCAATTACCTCAATCCGGACGAAAGAAATTACCTCGATAGCCTCAGCTTTTACGATTGGGCGAAAAAAGTGGGAGTGAACGAACAATATATCAAACATTATTTCGAAGGCTTAGCCGAAATGGGATTTTTCATGTCCACGAAAGAATGTTCCGCACTTGCCATTGCCAACTTCTTAAAGTTAGGTTGCCTACCGTCCGATTCCAGAGTGGATTATTACAAATGGCCGCCTGATGAAACTTTTTTAAACCCGATGGTGGATTACATTCGAAGCAAAGGCGGTGAAGTTCATTTCGGAACGGAAGTCACCTCCGTCTTCGTCGAAAACAACCGGGTCACCAAAGTGGAAACAAACACTCAATACCCGAAAGGCAAAGTGAAACGATGCCGCGTCTGCGGAAACATCATGGGAGCAGGTCATGTGGATCATTGTCCGTTCTGTGGCGCGCATGAATCCATGCTTGAAATTTTAACGCCTGCCAACTCCCCAATCAAATCCTATACTGCCGATCATATCATCACCGCGATGGATTTGCCGGGAGCCAAAAAATTCATCACTACCAATTCTCTCGACAAACAGGCATATTTCGATAAAGTTAAAAAACTTTCCACCGCGACTATATTATGCGTCAATCTGATGTATGAAAATTCTGATGCTTGGGAAAAACGTTTTCCTGAAAAAAGTTTTTGGAACGCTCATGATTTTTTCCCGACAGGTTACAAAGTACTCGGATTTACATCCAATTGGTCTTCCCGCCAGATCCCGGAACTGAAAGAAAAACGCGTCGATCTGATTGAAGTGCAGGTTGCCAAATGGCAACAGTTCAACGGAGTTTCTCACGCGGAAATTGCGAAGAAAGTCCATGAAGAACTTAAGCTGGTTGTACCGGAACTTCCCGAATATTCCGAATTCTATATCAACCGTTGGGATACTTACACGGGCTGCAGACCGGGTGATGAAAAAAATCGTCCGGAGATCCAATCTCCCGTAAACAATCTATATTTTATAGGAGACTGGGTTTTTGTTCCCCATCATTGCGTGTTTATGGAAAAAACAAACGTAACTGCAAAGATGGTAACCAATTTGATTTTGGAAAAAGAAAAAATCACGGAAGGCCAGATTGAGATTTTAAAATCGGGAACTCCCGATTGGCCGGTAGATGTTCTTTCTTTATTTACCACAGTAAAGGCATGA
- a CDS encoding DUF1295 domain-containing protein: protein MNLITFPALTDAVIYTYGFYIFLSVFVFKLESSGTFNLPYSKFAKGQGVSPKVGMFIIYFLPILAYLYTWNSSDNPKLFYQWITLLAFVIHFGKRCLEVLFLHKFSGRIGMLGVFFITIAYSNIGLVTGSLHNHTPESLANQIPVWWTILGAVIFLIGQTGNLYHHILLTKLRSGNEKEYKIPNQGLFQKLVCPHYFFELVSWLGFAILSTYIDSFFILIIMTAYLSGRSNRTREWYLEKLPGFPSERKRILPGVY from the coding sequence ATGAATCTGATCACATTTCCCGCGTTAACCGACGCGGTTATTTATACCTACGGATTTTACATCTTTCTTTCTGTATTTGTTTTTAAATTGGAATCCTCCGGGACATTCAATCTTCCTTATAGTAAATTTGCAAAAGGCCAAGGAGTTTCCCCCAAGGTTGGGATGTTTATCATCTACTTTTTGCCTATACTTGCCTACCTATACACTTGGAATTCATCGGACAATCCCAAACTTTTCTATCAATGGATCACTCTACTCGCCTTCGTCATTCATTTCGGGAAAAGATGTTTGGAAGTATTGTTCTTACATAAATTTTCAGGAAGGATAGGAATGCTCGGAGTGTTTTTTATCACGATTGCATACAGCAATATCGGATTAGTTACCGGGTCTTTGCACAATCATACTCCCGAATCCCTAGCGAACCAAATTCCTGTTTGGTGGACAATTTTGGGTGCGGTTATTTTTCTAATTGGTCAAACGGGAAATCTTTACCATCATATTTTACTTACCAAACTCAGATCGGGAAATGAAAAAGAATATAAAATTCCGAACCAAGGTTTGTTTCAAAAACTGGTTTGCCCTCATTATTTTTTTGAGCTGGTTTCCTGGCTTGGGTTTGCGATTCTTTCCACTTATATTGATAGCTTTTTCATACTGATCATTATGACGGCTTATCTCTCAGGAAGAAGCAACCGGACTCGGGAATGGTATCTGGAAAAACTACCCGGTTTCCCTTCGGAACGAAAGAGAATTTTGCCGGGAGTCTATTAG